In Agarivorans gilvus, one genomic interval encodes:
- a CDS encoding AAA family ATPase — protein sequence MSNNTLSAIRDYLNQSIVGQAEFIDQLLIALLSDGHILVEGPPGLAKTRAVKALSECIEGDFHRVQFTPDLLPADLTGTDVFHPETASFSFQKGPIFHNLVLADEINRAPAKVQSALLEAMAEQQITVGSKSYALPKLFMVMATQNPIEQEGTYPLPEAQLDRFMFKLCLTYPDAENELKILQLTEREAKQVHLRQPEPLSQQKLFALRRAIMEVHIAPQLNQYIVDLVVATREPQRYTDEFSQWLEFGASPRASIALARAARAKAWLDGRDFVSPEDIQQLAYPVLRHRLLLSYQAQAKGIAADTVIKRLIELVAFA from the coding sequence ATGAGTAATAACACCTTATCGGCCATTCGAGATTATTTAAATCAAAGCATTGTGGGCCAAGCTGAATTTATTGATCAATTACTTATCGCCTTACTGTCTGACGGACACATCCTGGTAGAAGGTCCTCCAGGTTTAGCCAAAACCCGAGCGGTAAAGGCCTTATCTGAATGTATAGAAGGTGATTTTCATCGCGTCCAATTTACCCCCGATTTACTACCGGCAGATTTAACCGGTACTGATGTATTTCACCCAGAAACCGCCAGTTTTAGTTTTCAAAAAGGGCCTATTTTCCATAATTTAGTGCTCGCCGATGAAATTAACCGTGCCCCAGCCAAGGTGCAATCGGCACTGTTAGAAGCGATGGCTGAGCAACAAATCACCGTGGGCAGCAAGAGCTATGCCTTACCCAAGCTATTTATGGTAATGGCCACGCAAAACCCCATTGAGCAAGAAGGTACTTATCCGCTGCCAGAAGCACAGCTCGACCGCTTCATGTTTAAGTTATGTCTCACTTATCCAGATGCAGAGAACGAGCTAAAAATCTTGCAACTGACCGAGCGTGAAGCCAAGCAAGTGCATTTGCGCCAACCAGAGCCGCTTAGCCAGCAAAAATTGTTTGCCCTGCGCCGCGCCATCATGGAAGTACATATTGCTCCGCAACTCAACCAGTACATTGTGGACTTAGTAGTCGCCACCCGTGAGCCGCAGCGCTATACCGATGAATTTAGTCAATGGCTAGAATTTGGTGCCAGCCCACGTGCCAGCATCGCCTTAGCCCGAGCGGCAAGAGCCAAAGCTTGGTTAGATGGCCGAGACTTTGTCAGCCCAGAAGATATTCAACAACTGGCTTATCCGGTGTTACGTCATCGCTTGCTTCTTAGTTACCAAGCCCAAGCCAAAGGCATAGCAGCCGATACCGTAATTAAACGTTTGATTGAGTTGGTAGCCTTTGCCTAA
- a CDS encoding DUF58 domain-containing protein — protein MNKITRLSPVNLSIEQLIEAKAIHLNMPPWRQVTSSRHGNRLSKVRGRGMEFDEVRHYQAGDDIRCIDWRVTARTGKTHTKLFREDREHPVFIFLDLSHSMYFGSGDKLKSVFASELAACLGWNAQQLGERVALTLHLGEQAHNQKPAASKTHWLAQLQSIVDLHNQQFQRLTEGSMQVGSPSHNLAKLSQLIKTGYQVHLISDFYQFDSDAALHLQRLSQHNQVFAWQISDPLEQQLPKAQQAQQLAVSDGSQQAYINPSNKAFRQQFKRLAEQRQRNIERMLQQARIPHQHFSTALEWQDYA, from the coding sequence ATGAATAAAATTACCCGTCTTTCTCCGGTTAATTTAAGCATTGAGCAGCTCATCGAAGCCAAAGCCATTCATCTAAATATGCCACCATGGCGACAAGTTACCAGTAGTCGCCATGGCAATCGTTTGAGTAAAGTGCGTGGCAGAGGTATGGAATTTGATGAGGTGAGGCATTATCAAGCGGGTGATGACATACGCTGCATTGATTGGCGAGTAACCGCCCGCACCGGAAAAACCCATACCAAGCTATTTAGGGAAGACCGCGAGCACCCGGTGTTTATCTTTCTCGACCTATCCCACTCCATGTACTTTGGCAGTGGTGATAAGCTTAAATCGGTATTTGCCAGCGAATTAGCGGCTTGTTTAGGTTGGAACGCCCAACAATTAGGTGAACGGGTCGCGTTAACCCTACATTTGGGAGAGCAAGCGCATAACCAGAAGCCTGCTGCCAGCAAGACCCATTGGTTAGCCCAATTGCAAAGCATTGTGGACTTGCATAATCAGCAGTTTCAACGCTTAACCGAAGGTTCAATGCAAGTTGGCTCGCCCAGTCATAATTTGGCTAAGTTAAGTCAGTTAATTAAAACGGGCTATCAAGTGCACCTGATCAGCGACTTTTATCAATTTGATTCAGATGCCGCGCTGCACTTGCAACGCTTGTCCCAGCACAATCAAGTATTTGCTTGGCAAATCAGCGATCCGCTAGAGCAACAACTGCCCAAAGCCCAACAGGCTCAGCAACTCGCGGTGAGTGACGGCTCACAACAAGCCTATATCAACCCGAGTAATAAAGCGTTTCGCCAGCAATTTAAACGCTTAGCCGAACAACGTCAGCGTAATATCGAGCGCATGTTACAACAAGCGCGCATTCCCCATCAGCATTTCTCAACAGCCTTAGAGTGGCAAGACTATGCCTGA
- a CDS encoding DUF4381 domain-containing protein, with amino-acid sequence MPEQTNPLADLNDIILPTEFETALPALGWWLLAGFMIVLLLLALFIAWRYWRLNQPRREAMAQLKQAELSFAELNLLLKRLALSYYPRQQVASLSGEAWLAFLDSKVKVASGSFLELSAQWQHCLYAATPSSDSLACRDMAEQWIKRCRAPLTLATLFSLKGRNAVDNSARGEQHV; translated from the coding sequence ATGCCTGAGCAAACTAATCCCCTAGCAGATTTAAACGATATTATTTTACCTACAGAATTTGAAACCGCCCTCCCCGCTTTAGGTTGGTGGCTACTGGCTGGCTTCATGATTGTGCTTTTGCTGCTAGCGCTATTTATCGCTTGGCGCTACTGGCGATTAAATCAACCACGCCGTGAGGCGATGGCCCAACTAAAGCAAGCAGAACTAAGCTTTGCCGAGCTTAATCTCTTGCTCAAGCGGCTAGCCCTAAGCTACTACCCTCGCCAGCAAGTCGCCTCACTGAGTGGTGAGGCATGGTTAGCCTTTCTCGACAGCAAGGTCAAAGTGGCTTCGGGCAGCTTTCTAGAGTTAAGCGCTCAGTGGCAACACTGTTTATATGCTGCAACCCCCTCTAGCGATAGCCTTGCTTGCCGCGATATGGCCGAGCAATGGATAAAGCGCTGCCGAGCCCCTCTCACTTTAGCGACACTGTTTAGCCTCAAAGGCCGCAACGCTGTTGATAATTCAGCACGAGGGGAACAGCATGTTTGA
- a CDS encoding VWA domain-containing protein, producing the protein MFEFVWPYVFLAAPLLWLVERFSHKQAQSPELLLNSSLPYSQAQPAVEQSNSRLKQGLQWLVWLLCLCALARPVWLDEQLQGIDEQGRDVLLSVDMSGSMQIKDMQLHGEAVDRLTALKSLLADFIEQRRGDRLGMILFADHAYLASPLSFDLDSLLIQVNELVHGLVGDRTAIGEGIGLGIKQLMNHPAEQRILILLTDGQNTSGTVEPMQAAEMAAKNQVVIYTIGVGADELYQQTLFGKRKINPSQDLDEASLKQIAGLTGGQYYRARNTEELAQIYQQINALNPITQAQQFYRPQHELYYWPLALAALVMLVMLAKPLLAQRFIKEHN; encoded by the coding sequence ATGTTTGAATTTGTTTGGCCCTATGTGTTTTTAGCGGCGCCCTTGTTGTGGCTAGTGGAGCGCTTTAGTCACAAACAAGCTCAGTCCCCAGAGTTACTGCTCAATAGCAGTCTCCCCTATAGCCAAGCGCAACCCGCCGTAGAACAAAGCAATAGCCGGTTAAAACAAGGCTTACAGTGGCTAGTATGGTTACTCTGCTTGTGTGCCTTGGCAAGACCCGTCTGGTTAGACGAGCAATTACAAGGCATTGATGAACAAGGGCGTGACGTGTTGTTATCTGTTGATATGTCGGGAAGCATGCAAATCAAAGACATGCAGTTACACGGTGAGGCGGTAGACCGCTTAACCGCGCTCAAGTCACTGCTAGCCGACTTCATTGAACAACGCCGTGGCGACCGCCTAGGGATGATACTATTTGCCGACCATGCCTATTTAGCCAGCCCCTTGAGTTTCGACTTAGACAGCTTATTGATTCAGGTTAATGAATTGGTTCATGGCTTGGTGGGTGATAGAACCGCGATTGGTGAAGGCATCGGCTTGGGCATCAAACAACTAATGAACCACCCTGCCGAGCAACGCATTTTAATTTTGTTAACCGACGGACAAAATACCTCGGGCACAGTAGAGCCGATGCAAGCTGCTGAAATGGCTGCCAAAAATCAAGTGGTGATTTACACCATTGGGGTGGGTGCCGACGAACTGTACCAGCAAACCCTATTTGGCAAACGTAAAATTAACCCTTCGCAAGACCTAGACGAAGCCAGCCTTAAACAAATAGCTGGTTTAACCGGTGGCCAATATTACCGTGCCAGAAATACCGAAGAGTTAGCGCAAATCTACCAGCAAATAAATGCCTTAAACCCAATTACTCAAGCCCAACAATTTTATCGGCCGCAGCACGAGCTCTATTACTGGCCGCTGGCTCTAGCCGCTTTAGTGATGTTGGTAATGTTAGCCAAGCCTTTGTTAGCTCAGCGTTTTATCAAGGAGCATAATTGA
- a CDS encoding vWA domain-containing protein, producing MLGLSLLRPEWLLLSPLLLLLLIKKQQHEKSAWSQLLKPAIAKYLVNSESTRSSSQWPLAALFSLIIIALSGPSIISDNVPVFREGSARVLIMDMSYSMRAQDLKPDRVELAKYKALDLLAQWKDGETALIAYAGDAFVLSPLSSDSNTLANLVPHLKPELMPVHGSALNLAIDKAAELIKQAGYAQGDIVLIGDGISAEQLPLSLASLQQHKLRFSMLAIGSEEGAPIPLEDGSMLKDQTGSIVMAKLDVANILPLCQQTGGICQRLSADNSDIEKLASLRNRSADEASAESQQAAARKDIGYLLLPLIILLMLIQLRRGDLVMLLCSLPLLGLSQPASANLWQNQAQQAEQAWQQQDYQRAAELFKDPNWQAAAYYKAGDYKKAQQLYAQDNSATAWYNQANALTQQGEYQQAIDAYQQALNQQPDFAEAKHNKQLVEKLLEQQQQQQQQQQQQQQQQQQQQQNNDQSSQSGEQSDQSEQSEQNAQQDASSQDAQQEQQNGDQQQAEQQQAEQQAQQQAQAEQAQDEQQDNQQNTAVSRSPSDPEQQQELQKWLEELPNDPSLLLRNKMYLEYQKRRRQPSNQENW from the coding sequence ATGTTAGGCCTTAGTTTACTACGCCCAGAGTGGCTATTGCTTAGCCCACTACTATTACTGTTACTGATTAAAAAGCAACAACATGAAAAATCGGCGTGGTCGCAGTTGTTAAAGCCGGCCATCGCCAAGTATTTAGTCAACTCAGAAAGCACAAGGTCGAGTTCACAGTGGCCTTTAGCAGCGTTGTTTAGCTTAATTATTATCGCCTTAAGTGGCCCCAGCATTATCAGTGACAACGTACCGGTATTTCGTGAAGGTAGTGCCCGAGTGCTGATTATGGACATGTCCTACTCGATGCGTGCCCAAGATCTTAAACCGGATCGCGTTGAGCTAGCCAAATACAAGGCTCTAGATTTATTAGCCCAATGGAAAGACGGTGAAACAGCGTTAATAGCCTACGCCGGTGATGCCTTTGTACTTAGTCCCTTAAGCAGCGATAGCAATACGCTAGCTAATTTGGTGCCTCACCTTAAGCCCGAATTAATGCCCGTTCACGGCTCAGCATTAAATCTAGCCATAGATAAGGCCGCTGAACTCATCAAACAAGCAGGCTACGCTCAGGGAGACATTGTATTAATTGGTGATGGCATCTCTGCAGAGCAGCTGCCGCTAAGTTTAGCTAGTCTGCAACAACATAAACTGCGTTTTTCAATGTTAGCCATAGGCAGTGAGGAAGGCGCGCCGATCCCGCTAGAAGACGGTAGCATGCTAAAAGACCAGACTGGCAGCATTGTTATGGCCAAACTAGACGTGGCTAACATTCTGCCTCTTTGCCAACAAACTGGCGGCATCTGCCAGCGCTTAAGCGCCGACAATAGCGATATTGAAAAGCTCGCCTCGTTGCGCAATCGCTCTGCTGACGAAGCCTCAGCAGAAAGCCAACAAGCCGCAGCAAGAAAAGACATTGGTTATCTACTACTGCCATTGATCATATTGCTTATGCTAATCCAACTTCGCCGCGGCGATTTAGTGATGCTGCTGTGCAGCCTGCCACTGCTCGGTTTAAGCCAGCCCGCGAGCGCCAATTTATGGCAAAATCAGGCGCAACAAGCAGAGCAAGCCTGGCAGCAGCAAGACTACCAGCGAGCCGCAGAGCTGTTTAAAGACCCGAACTGGCAAGCCGCGGCTTATTATAAAGCTGGCGACTATAAAAAAGCTCAACAGCTATACGCACAAGATAATTCAGCTACGGCCTGGTATAACCAAGCAAACGCGCTGACTCAGCAAGGTGAATATCAACAGGCAATAGATGCCTACCAACAGGCCTTAAATCAACAACCAGACTTTGCCGAAGCAAAACATAACAAACAACTAGTAGAGAAACTGCTAGAGCAACAGCAACAGCAACAGCAACAGCAACAGCAACAGCAACAGCAACAGCAACAGCAACAGCAAAACAATGATCAGTCATCGCAATCCGGTGAGCAATCAGATCAATCGGAGCAGTCGGAACAAAATGCTCAGCAAGACGCGTCCTCACAGGATGCGCAACAAGAGCAGCAAAACGGCGATCAACAACAAGCAGAGCAACAACAGGCAGAGCAACAAGCCCAGCAGCAAGCTCAAGCTGAACAAGCGCAGGATGAGCAACAAGACAACCAGCAAAACACCGCTGTTAGCCGCTCACCCAGCGACCCAGAGCAACAACAAGAGCTACAAAAATGGTTAGAAGAACTACCCAATGACCCCAGCTTGTTATTACGCAATAAAATGTACCTTGAATATCAAAAACGCCGTCGTCAGCCCAGTAATCAGGAGAATTGGTAA
- a CDS encoding BatD family protein — translation MKALSLCFMLLLSFSSYATTEVTATVSQNPVAVGQAFTLEIVANDTLSSNEFDPSVLLRQKFVVGSTSTARQHTSINGQSSTQTRWTTTLLVREEGNYLIPSFNIGGENTQPIHLKAKKIEAIEPSKDQVRMEVSLDSAEVYLGQPVTFTAKIWVANSLDQANIFAPNMLDAKVEKLGDDKQDLEIVDGKRYRTLTRQWLITPEKAGEYEVRGPRLSGLANDINHRARPIDIAAQTLALTVKAPPANFPGQWLPSHDLLLNEEIQPLQSDYQQGQAFTRIINLTIAGITEQQLPEIDIDYGPNFRVYPEPYQDRTIVKDGIVFAQRSLNVALIPVTTGELSLPGWSLPWWDLSSDKLAKAEIKARQIKVVPAPENQALNLNNPMPPTNATVASSDTGSSWLTWLFGFAWLITLAALIWFIRQSKLRPQGPNLAPQQEIQQNSDYWQQFAAACKQGASHQAEQALTNWVNQQQATGQWRSLLKKITAANWANAPQQLDLNEFYQACLAYKRETEQTTQREQLSLSSLNP, via the coding sequence GTGAAAGCACTTAGTTTATGTTTCATGCTATTACTTAGCTTCAGTAGTTACGCAACCACCGAAGTGACCGCTACCGTCAGCCAGAACCCGGTGGCGGTAGGACAAGCTTTTACTTTAGAGATTGTGGCGAACGATACCCTTTCGAGCAATGAGTTCGACCCATCGGTACTGCTCCGACAAAAATTCGTGGTGGGCAGTACCTCCACGGCTCGCCAGCACACCAGTATCAATGGCCAGTCATCAACCCAGACCCGTTGGACAACCACCTTACTGGTACGCGAAGAAGGTAATTATTTGATCCCTTCTTTTAACATTGGTGGTGAAAATACCCAACCCATTCATTTAAAAGCAAAAAAAATAGAGGCCATTGAGCCCAGCAAAGACCAAGTGCGCATGGAAGTGAGCCTAGATAGTGCCGAAGTCTATTTAGGCCAGCCGGTGACCTTTACCGCTAAAATTTGGGTAGCTAATAGCTTAGATCAGGCCAATATTTTTGCCCCCAACATGTTAGACGCCAAAGTAGAAAAACTGGGCGATGACAAACAAGACCTTGAGATTGTGGATGGTAAGCGTTATCGCACCCTCACTCGTCAGTGGCTAATCACACCAGAAAAAGCCGGAGAATATGAAGTAAGAGGGCCCCGTTTAAGTGGCTTAGCCAACGACATCAACCATCGTGCTCGCCCTATCGACATTGCGGCGCAAACTCTAGCTTTAACCGTAAAAGCGCCTCCGGCTAACTTCCCTGGTCAATGGTTACCCTCCCACGATTTATTGCTAAATGAAGAAATCCAACCTTTGCAGAGTGATTATCAACAGGGTCAGGCCTTTACCCGCATCATCAATCTGACCATTGCTGGTATCACCGAACAACAACTGCCAGAGATAGATATCGATTATGGCCCCAACTTCCGCGTTTATCCGGAGCCCTACCAAGACCGCACCATAGTAAAAGATGGGATAGTGTTTGCTCAGCGGAGTTTAAATGTCGCGCTGATCCCGGTCACCACTGGCGAATTAAGTCTACCGGGATGGTCTCTTCCTTGGTGGGATTTAAGCAGTGATAAACTCGCCAAGGCAGAAATAAAAGCTCGGCAAATTAAGGTGGTGCCAGCGCCAGAGAATCAAGCGCTTAACTTAAACAATCCTATGCCACCAACAAACGCCACAGTAGCATCATCAGACACTGGCAGTTCGTGGTTAACTTGGCTATTTGGCTTTGCTTGGTTAATCACCTTAGCCGCGTTAATTTGGTTTATTCGCCAAAGCAAACTGCGTCCGCAGGGCCCTAACCTAGCGCCACAACAAGAAATACAGCAAAATAGTGACTACTGGCAGCAGTTTGCAGCGGCTTGCAAACAGGGAGCTAGCCATCAGGCGGAACAAGCATTAACAAACTGGGTGAACCAACAGCAAGCAACTGGCCAATGGCGAAGCCTACTCAAGAAAATTACCGCAGCAAATTGGGCGAACGCCCCGCAACAGCTAGATTTGAATGAGTTTTACCAAGCTTGCCTAGCCTACAAGCGTGAAACGGAGCAAACAACACAGCGAGAACAACTTAGCTTGTCCTCGCTCAATCCCTAA
- a CDS encoding YfcZ/YiiS family protein — translation MKTKLEESKVCCCVDVGAVIDGEERTAVVEELYAEQALAEARLTELTAKARKAESDPCEINSEISAVEGGVKLSASFTFCCQAESLIFQLGLNR, via the coding sequence ATGAAAACGAAGTTAGAAGAATCTAAAGTTTGTTGTTGTGTGGACGTAGGTGCGGTGATCGACGGTGAAGAGCGAACCGCTGTAGTTGAAGAGCTTTATGCCGAGCAAGCTTTGGCGGAAGCGCGTCTAACTGAGCTAACAGCTAAAGCACGCAAAGCAGAATCTGATCCTTGTGAAATTAACAGTGAAATCAGCGCCGTAGAAGGTGGTGTGAAGTTAAGTGCCTCTTTCACTTTTTGTTGTCAGGCAGAAAGCCTAATTTTTCAATTAGGCCTTAACCGCTAA
- a CDS encoding sigma-70 family RNA polymerase sigma factor: MLVDFFRKKKSSHSVKSSMEAKQTRYKALVQAYNRDIYRYAYWLVKDKHVAEDIVQETFLRAWRSLEQLKDDKAAKAWLITILRRENARRFERKQFDLVDIEEHSVADINAHSSEQEIENEWLRRQIDKLAPEYKEPLLLQIIGGFNGDEIAQMLELNKNTVMTRLFRARNQLKEALEQDQHRGQSNG, from the coding sequence ATGCTTGTCGATTTTTTTCGAAAGAAAAAGTCCAGTCACTCGGTCAAGTCGAGTATGGAAGCAAAACAAACACGTTATAAGGCCTTAGTACAGGCTTACAACCGGGACATTTACCGCTACGCTTATTGGCTGGTAAAGGATAAACACGTCGCCGAAGACATCGTTCAAGAAACCTTTCTTAGGGCTTGGCGCTCGCTTGAGCAGCTAAAAGACGATAAAGCGGCAAAGGCCTGGTTAATTACCATTCTGCGGCGCGAGAACGCCCGGCGCTTTGAGCGCAAACAATTCGATTTAGTCGATATCGAAGAACATTCAGTGGCCGATATCAATGCTCATAGTAGTGAGCAAGAAATTGAAAACGAATGGCTTAGGAGGCAGATTGATAAACTTGCGCCAGAATACAAAGAGCCTTTACTGCTGCAAATTATTGGTGGCTTTAACGGTGATGAAATTGCACAAATGTTAGAGCTAAATAAAAATACCGTCATGACTCGGCTTTTTAGAGCACGAAATCAACTCAAAGAAGCCTTAGAACAGGACCAACATCGAGGACAGAGTAATGGATGA
- a CDS encoding DUF3379 family protein yields the protein MDELEFRRQLYTNPRNRSEALLQEARRNNKNKKLYDDMQQLENKLEQALNVEVPDGLAERLMLRQSFDDSRQQYRRKSRWQIAIAASIAFALGLSTSLFHWQQQAADMGQLALQHVYEEMPYTSGVDEQPSLQTINAKLARYGASFEQLPGKVVYVNHCAYAGSPALHMVMKGKMGSNINVFVVPKSTELKTVQSFSDKTLHGMVEPLANASLVVVGEMKEPIEKTLHTLTAELNQAI from the coding sequence ATGGATGAGCTAGAGTTTCGCCGTCAGCTGTATACGAATCCTCGCAATCGTAGCGAGGCGCTATTACAGGAAGCAAGGCGTAATAACAAAAACAAGAAGCTGTATGATGATATGCAGCAGCTTGAAAATAAATTAGAGCAAGCGCTAAACGTTGAAGTACCAGATGGCCTTGCCGAGCGCCTGATGCTGCGCCAAAGTTTTGATGATTCTCGCCAGCAATACCGGCGTAAGTCTCGTTGGCAGATTGCTATAGCCGCTTCCATTGCCTTTGCTCTAGGCCTGAGTACCAGCTTATTTCATTGGCAGCAACAAGCCGCAGATATGGGGCAACTGGCACTACAGCATGTTTATGAAGAGATGCCCTACACCAGCGGAGTTGACGAACAGCCAAGCCTGCAAACCATTAACGCTAAATTGGCACGTTATGGTGCGAGCTTTGAACAACTTCCTGGTAAAGTGGTTTATGTCAATCATTGTGCTTATGCCGGCAGCCCAGCCTTGCACATGGTAATGAAAGGCAAAATGGGTTCCAACATCAATGTTTTTGTGGTGCCTAAATCAACCGAATTAAAGACCGTACAGAGCTTTTCAGATAAAACCTTACACGGCATGGTTGAACCGCTAGCGAACGCCAGCCTAGTGGTGGTTGGCGAAATGAAAGAGCCTATAGAAAAAACCCTGCATACGCTTACCGCTGAACTGAATCAAGCAATTTAA
- a CDS encoding outer membrane protein transport protein has translation MNIRKLSQALIATSAALTAAHVNAAGFQLVEHSASGLGRSFAGEAAVADNASVLARNPAAMSMFDSIAVSGALTYIKPDVYVKGNTGVNALDRALDNEDVVPGAPVPAGYFIQPINDKWAWGFGMFSNFGLSTEYPDDYAAGPIAGQTELITLNLNPNVSYRVNSHFSIGAGLNAVYGTAKLIRNFGSNSPFPASGNAAHLKGDGWGYGWNVGAMWEINPNHRYGISYRSKVDLKFKGDFYSDIPEGLSTNPYGTGGEEIPGKLTLNLPDIFEFSGYNRLNQAVAVHYSYVWTGWSTFQEINATSDGIGSVMQKDEKFSDSYRVSFGATWYLNPEWELRAGMAFDRSPSRTHKTISIPDNDRYNYGLGFTYHLSEQGSLDAGFTYIQGKEGSFNEEGVEFVSKGDAYIVALQYNHSF, from the coding sequence ATGAACATAAGGAAATTATCACAAGCGCTTATTGCTACGTCGGCCGCCTTAACTGCCGCTCATGTAAACGCTGCCGGTTTCCAACTAGTAGAACACTCCGCTTCCGGGCTTGGCCGCTCATTTGCTGGTGAAGCAGCGGTCGCCGACAATGCTTCGGTACTGGCGCGTAACCCTGCTGCCATGTCAATGTTTGACAGCATTGCCGTATCCGGTGCTTTAACTTACATCAAACCTGACGTTTACGTAAAAGGGAATACTGGGGTCAATGCCCTCGACCGAGCCCTAGATAATGAAGACGTAGTACCTGGCGCGCCAGTGCCAGCTGGCTACTTCATTCAACCGATTAATGACAAATGGGCTTGGGGCTTTGGTATGTTCTCTAATTTCGGCCTATCCACCGAGTATCCTGACGATTATGCTGCAGGCCCAATTGCCGGCCAAACAGAGTTAATTACCCTCAACTTAAACCCCAATGTCTCCTACCGCGTCAATTCTCATTTTAGCATTGGTGCGGGACTGAATGCCGTTTATGGTACAGCCAAACTCATTCGCAACTTCGGTAGCAACAGTCCCTTCCCGGCTTCAGGCAACGCGGCACACTTAAAAGGTGATGGCTGGGGCTATGGTTGGAACGTGGGCGCGATGTGGGAAATCAACCCCAATCATCGTTATGGTATTAGCTACCGCTCTAAAGTAGATCTTAAATTTAAGGGTGATTTTTATTCCGACATTCCCGAAGGCCTTAGCACTAACCCCTACGGCACAGGTGGAGAAGAAATCCCCGGTAAATTAACCCTAAATTTACCTGATATTTTTGAGTTTTCTGGTTACAACCGCCTTAATCAAGCGGTAGCGGTTCACTATAGCTATGTTTGGACGGGCTGGAGTACCTTCCAAGAGATCAATGCCACCTCTGATGGCATTGGCAGTGTGATGCAAAAAGATGAAAAATTTAGCGACTCTTATCGCGTATCGTTTGGTGCCACTTGGTACCTCAATCCTGAATGGGAGTTACGCGCCGGTATGGCCTTTGACCGCAGCCCTTCGCGGACTCACAAAACCATCAGTATTCCAGATAATGACCGTTATAACTACGGCTTAGGCTTTACTTACCACCTCAGTGAGCAAGGAAGCTTAGATGCCGGCTTTACCTACATTCAAGGTAAAGAAGGCAGCTTTAACGAAGAAGGGGTGGAATTTGTATCTAAGGGTGACGCCTACATCGTTGCGCTACAATACAACCACAGCTTCTAA
- a CDS encoding MerR family transcriptional regulator, producing the protein MVNNPTPYTISDLAKEFTISTRSIRFYEDQGLLHPKRVASKRLYSKHDKLRLKLVLRGKRLGFSLSEIKELFDLYDAKMNSSQEVLSLIDNIKLKKLSLLQQLEDIQVVLMELKSAERRCNDALKKLNQP; encoded by the coding sequence ATGGTAAACAACCCAACCCCTTACACCATTAGTGATTTGGCTAAAGAGTTTACCATTAGCACCCGCAGCATTCGCTTCTACGAAGATCAAGGTTTATTGCACCCAAAACGCGTCGCGAGCAAGCGGCTCTATTCAAAACACGATAAATTACGCTTAAAGCTGGTACTACGGGGTAAACGCCTAGGTTTTTCCTTAAGCGAAATAAAAGAGTTATTTGATTTATACGACGCGAAAATGAACTCTAGCCAAGAAGTGCTTAGTTTAATTGACAATATAAAACTAAAAAAGCTGAGCCTATTACAGCAGCTAGAGGATATTCAGGTGGTGTTAATGGAATTAAAGTCAGCAGAGCGCCGCTGTAACGACGCTCTGAAAAAACTCAACCAGCCCTAG
- a CDS encoding thymidine kinase has product MASLHFKYAAMNSGKSTQLIQAHFNYQERGMNPLALIPAMDTRDGVGIIKARVGLSLTAETFCEQQDLFTSVKAKHQQQALDVVIVDEGQFLSRAQVYQLAKVVDDLHIPVMVYGLKTDFRGELFEGAYHLLCLADKLEELKTICWCGNKGHFNARIDGQGRVLSEGEQIEIGGNDRYVSLCRKHFIQGNAGEH; this is encoded by the coding sequence ATGGCTTCACTACATTTTAAATATGCGGCAATGAACTCTGGAAAGTCGACCCAGTTGATTCAGGCGCATTTTAACTATCAAGAGCGGGGCATGAACCCTTTAGCGCTGATTCCTGCAATGGATACTCGTGACGGCGTGGGGATAATTAAAGCGCGGGTTGGTTTGTCCTTAACAGCTGAAACCTTTTGTGAGCAGCAAGACTTATTTACTTCGGTAAAAGCCAAGCATCAACAACAGGCTTTGGATGTGGTGATTGTTGATGAAGGCCAGTTTTTATCTCGTGCTCAGGTCTACCAACTGGCGAAAGTAGTGGATGATTTACACATACCGGTAATGGTATACGGGCTTAAAACTGATTTCCGTGGGGAGTTATTTGAAGGCGCTTATCATTTATTGTGTTTGGCGGACAAGTTAGAAGAGTTAAAAACTATTTGTTGGTGCGGCAATAAAGGCCACTTTAATGCGCGTATCGATGGACAAGGTCGTGTGCTTAGTGAAGGTGAGCAAATCGAAATCGGTGGTAACGACCGCTATGTGTCTTTGTGTCGCAAGCACTTTATTCAAGGCAATGCCGGCGAACACTAG